A portion of the Cervus elaphus chromosome X, mCerEla1.1, whole genome shotgun sequence genome contains these proteins:
- the LOC122689412 gene encoding LOW QUALITY PROTEIN: PAX-interacting protein 1-like (The sequence of the model RefSeq protein was modified relative to this genomic sequence to represent the inferred CDS: inserted 1 base in 1 codon; deleted 2 bases in 1 codon), with translation MARILQSLSVPMKALEQQVNQGQQGPLSMVLLSQVKMALEPAPAPHPILHLQPQQLLQFQQWHLLQQPYSPPPLHPFQPPQAHLHQFPQQPQPPLQQQLAHLQQQQMQSTPTVQPPGQTAQALKTPPPXAQAQPPLFGHDPAVEIPEEGFFLGCVFAIVDYPDQMSDKQLLAPWKRIIQTHGGAVDPTFSSRCTHLLCESQVSGLFTQAIKERKRCITAHWLNTVLKKKKLVPPHRALHFPLAFPLGDKPCSQHIISVTGFVNSDRDDLKRMVYLAGAKYTGYLCRSNTILICREPTGLKYEKAKEWQIPCVNVKWLGDILLGNFEALQQTQYGCYTTFGLQDPFAPTPHLVVNLLDAWRVPLKVSAELLMGVRLPPKAKQNEVTNIQPSSRRARMEDIPPPSKKLPPELTRFVLFTGFESVQVQEYIKKLHILGGEVAESAQKCTHLIASKVTRTVKFLMAVSVVKHIVTPEWLEECFKCRKFIGEGPAGARMLLELVELVLCWENEEEADEGPTLPFTHPLTSGLCFYDGWGVFHATPVVWPCHTPALQAVHTASHSPPPGPVLLEPAGMCLRR, from the exons ATGGCCCGG ATCCTGCAGTCCCTCTCGGTGCCGATGAAGGCGCTGGAACAGCAGGTGAACCAAGGCCAGCAGGGCCCCTTGAGCATGGTGCTGCTCAGCCAGGTGAAGATGGCCCTGGAGCCAGCCCCAGCCCCGCACCCCATCCTGCACCTGCAGCCCCAGCAGCTCCTGCAGTTCCAGCAGTGGCACCTGCTGCAGCAGCCCTACTCTCCACCCCCGCTGCACCCATTCCAGCCACCACAGGCCCACCTGCACCAGTTCCCCCAGCAGCCCCAGCCGCCCCTGCAGCAGCAGCTTGCCCacttgcagcagcagcagatgcagTCGACGCCGACGGTACAGCCACCCGGCCAGACGGCCCAGGCCCTGAAGACCCCGCCGC AGGCGCAGGCTCAGCCCCCGCTGTTTGGACATGACCCAGCAGTGGAGA TCCCAGAAGAAGGCTTCTTCCTGGGATGTGTGTTTGCAATCGTGGATTATCCAGAC CAGATGTCTGACAAGCAGCTGCTGGCCCCCTGGAAAAGG ATCATCCAGACACATGGAGGAGCCGTGGACCCCACGTTCTCGAGCCGCTGCACCCACCTGCTCTGCGAGAGTCAGGTCAGCGGGCTGTTCACACAG GCGataaaggagaggaagaggtgcATCACGGCACACTGGCTGAACACGGTCCTGAAGAAGAAGAAGCTGGTGCCGCCCCATCGGGCCCTGCACTTTCCACTGGCCTTCCCGCTGGGGGACAAGCCGTGCTCCCAGCAT ATTATCTCCGTGACTGGGTTCGTCAACAGCGACAGGGACGACCTGAAGCGAATGGTGTACCTGGCAGGTGCCAAGTACACGGGCTACCTGTGCCGCAGCAACACCATCCTCATCTGCAGAGA ACCAACTGGTTTAAAGTACGAGAAAGCCAAAGAGTGGCAGATCCCGTGCGTGAATGTCAAGTGGCTGGGGGACATCCTGCTGGGGAACTTCGAGGCCCTGCAGCAGACACAGTATGGCTGCTATACCACCTTTGGCCTGCAGGACCCCTTCGCCCCGACCCCACACCTGGTGGTGAACCTTCTGG ATGCTTGGAGAGTTCCGTTGAAAGTGTCAGCAGAGTTGTTGATG GGTGTAAGACTACCTCCCAAAGCGAAGCAGAATGAAGTAACTAATATCCAGCCTTCTTCCAGAAGAGCCAG AATGGAAGATATTCCACCTCCCTCCAAGAAGTTACCACCGGAACTGACCCGTTTTGTGCTTTTCACTGGATTTGAGTCTGTTCAAGTTCAAGAGTACATAAAG AAGCTCCACATCCTGGGTGGGGAGGTCGCCGAGTCTGCACAGAAGTGCACCCACCTCATCGCCAGCAAGGTGACGCGGACCGTCAAGTTCCTGATGGCCGTTTCCGTGGTGAAGCACATCGTCACCCCAGAGTGGCTGGAGGAGTGCTTCAAGTGCCGCAAGTTCATCG GTGAGGGCCCTGCTGGTGCCAGAATGCTCCTGGAGCTCGTGGAGCTGGTGCTGTGCTGGGAAAATGAGGAAGAGGCTGATGAGGGCCCCACTCTGCCCTTCACACACCCCTTAACATCGGGTCTTTGCTTCTACGATGGCTGGGGTGTCTTCCATGCCACCCCAGTTGTGTGGCCGTGCCACACTCCAGCCCTTCAGGCTGTTCACACAGCCAGCCACagtcctccccctgggcctgtcctgcTCGAACCAGCAGGCATGTGTCTCAGGCGGTAG